One genomic window of Solanum dulcamara chromosome 10, daSolDulc1.2, whole genome shotgun sequence includes the following:
- the LOC129870634 gene encoding UDP-glycosyltransferase 82A1 yields the protein MKCKKKTKVLLVPYPAQGHVTPMIKLASLLINHGLNPIVIIPNFIKIDSKDVNISIISISDGLDQDGLITSPPRDFFAIENSMENYMPCQFEKIIRDQEECGILCLIVDLLASWAIEIANKCGIQVAGFWPAMLATYKLINSIPEMLHDGIISETGCPLHNDPICRSFCQPTITSQDLPWLIGNSNARISRFKFWTRTMERTRTLKWLLINTFQDECHKDQKNTTNFNTQILPIGPLNTHVTIKNSSFWKEDSSCLDWLDKQVVNSVLYISFGSWVSPIGEAKVNSLALALEATKRPFIWVLGPSWRQGLQKGYLERISKQGKIVSWAPQMDVLQHKGVGYYLTHCGWNSTMEAIQSKKRLLCYPIAGDQFVNCAYIVQKWRIGVRIDGFRVKDLEGGLRKVMEDDGMSERIDRLNEMTMGKVASCKAMDNLTTFLSNVRM from the exons aTGAAGTGCAAAAAAAAGACCAAAGTACTATTAGTTCCATATCCAGCACAAGGTCATGTAACACCAATGATTAAACTAGCTTCATTGCTAATTAATCATGGCCTTAATCCAATAGTCATAATTccaaatttcattaaaattgaCTCTAAAGATGTGAATATTTCCATCATATCTATTTCAGATGGGCTAGATCAAGATGGACTAATAACATCTCCCCCTCGCGATTTCTTCGCGATAGAAAATTCTATGGAGAATTACATGCCATGTCAATTCGAAAAGATAATTCGAGATCAAGAAGAATGTGGAATCTTATGTTTGATTGTTGATTTGCTTGCTTCATGGGCTATTGAAATTGCCAATAAATGTGGTATTCAAGTTGCTGGATTTTGGCCAGCCATGTTAGCTACTTATAAATTGATTAATTCAATTCCAGAAATGTTACATGATGGAATCATCTCTGAAACAG GTTGTCCATTACACAATGATCCAATATGTCGATCATTTTGTCAACCTACAATTACCTCACAAGATTTACCATGGCTTATTGGAAATTCAAATGCAAGAATTTCAAGATTCAAGTTTTGGACAAGAACCATGGAGAGAACAAGAACCCTTAAGTGGTTACTAATAAACACTTTTCAAGATGAATGTCACAAGGACCAAAAAAATACAACAAATTTTAATACACAAATTCTCCCAATTGGGCCATTGAACACACATGTAACAATCAAGAATTCAAGTTTTTGGAAGGAAGATTCAAGTTGTTTGGATTGGCTAGATAAACAAGTTGTTAATTCAGTTTTGTATATTTCTTTTGGGAGTTGGGTGAGTCCAATTGGTGAAGCAAAAGTGAATAGTTTGGCATTGGCACTTGAAGCAACAAAAAGGCCTTTCATTTGGGTGTTAGGCCCATCATGGAGACAAGGTTTACAAAAGGGCTATTTGGAGAGAATTTCAAAACAAGGGAAAATTGTGTCATGGGCGCCACAAATGGATGTGCTACAACATAAAGGTGTGGGGTATTATCTGACACACTGTGGATGGAACTCGACGATGGAAGCTATACAGTCCAAGAAACGCCTTCTGTGTTATCCGATCGCAGGTGATCAATTTGTAAACTGCGCTTATATTGTTCAGAAATGGCGTATTGGCGTCAGAATTGATGGTTTTAGAGTGAAAGATTTGGAAGGAGGATTGAGAAAGGTCATGGAGGATGATGGAATGAGTGAAAGAATTGATAGGCTAAATGAGATGACAATGGGAAAAGTGGCTAGTTGTAAAGCTATGGATAACTTGACAACTTTCCTTTCTAATGTTAGGATGTGA
- the LOC129871361 gene encoding protein PAT1 homolog 2-like, which translates to MERSDCKDFMDLSNSSSSISDSALFDASQYAFFGRDIGEEVELGGLEEEGINCVPVVDGGFGDEDTHEYHLFGKDEGSALGSLSDIDDLATTFSKLNRNVAGPRHPGIIGDRGSGSFSRESSSAAEWAKETDFPDCFDQHLSDTECYQDSKRWSSQPHFSPVHLSESKPLYRTSSYPEQPQQLQRFSSEPILLPKSSFTSLPPPGGRSQQASPYSLSHHQSMPSLAAGPQSPYPNANLSNLSNPNIHLAGLSHGLHYGGNMPQWTPPGLCLDTRLQNHWTGHVSLSLGDHSRLLDSISPNQFPQNGLLSPLLMSARQLQQQRLHHSVQPSLAHFSALPSQFNSFPSPAHLGKHGLTDFRDSKSKSSHKGRQNVRFSKLGSEGGSQTSDSNVPKFRSKCMTGDEIESILKMQHPATHGNDPYADDYYYQARLAKKAAESRSKHRFCPNKEQPSRSRNSTDAQPHLHVDAKGQISFSSIRRPRPLLEYDPPGFVCNGSGDQKMSEKPLEQEPMLAARITIEDGFYLLLEVDDIDRLLQFSQPQDGGVQLRRKRQILLEGMAASLQLVDPLGKSGSSVGLTPKDDIVFLWLVSLPKGRKLISRYLQLLVPGGELARIVCMAIFRHLRFLFGGLPPDLGDAETITTLAKTVSACTTGMDLNLLSACLAAVVCSSEQPPLRPLGSPAGDGASFILKSVLERATYRLTDPQAVINFSMPNPALWQASFDAFFGLLTKYCLSKYDSIMQSIVSPTQSNTELIGSEAARAVSREMPVELLRASLPHTNEHQRKLLLNFAQRSMPVTGFNAHGESSGQINPESVSC; encoded by the exons aTGGAGAGATCCGATTGCAAAGATTTCATGGACTTGTCTAACTCATCGAGCTCCATCTCAG ATAGTGCTCTCTTTGATGCATCACAGTATGCATTTTTCGGACGAGATATAGGAGAGGAAGTTGAATTGGGTGGTCTAGAGGAAGAAGGAATCAATTGTGTTCCTGTGGTGGATGGTGGATTTGGTGATGAGGATACACATGAGTACCATTTGTTTGGAAAAGATGAG GGATCAGCTTTGGGGTCTTTATCTGACATAGATGATCTGGCAACTACGTTTTCAAAG TTGAACAGAAATGTCGCAGGACCTCGGCATCCAGGAATTATTGGTGATCGTGGATCAGGATCGTTTTCGAGGGAAA GTTCATCGGCAGCTGAATGGGCAAAGGAAACTGATTTTCCTGATTGTTTTGATCAGCATTTGTCTGACACTGAATGCTACCAGGATAGCAAAAGATGGTCTTCACAGCCTCATTTCTCTCCTGTGCATCTGTCAGAGTCAAAACCGTTGTATAGAACATCCTCATATCCTGAGCAACCACAACAACTTCAGCGCTTCTCAAGCGAACCCATTTTATTGCCAAAGTCATCTTTCACTTCTCTCCCTCCTCCGGGTGGCAGATCTCAACAAGCCTCACCATACAGCCTATCCCATCATCAAAGCATGCCATCTCTTGCTGCTGGACCTCAGTCTCCCTATCCAAATGCCAATCTATCCAATTTGTCAAATCCTAATATCCATTTAGCAGGCTTGTCTCATGGACTCCATTATGGTGGAAACATGCCGCAATGGACACCTCCCGGTCTTTGTCTCGATACCCGGCTGCAAAACCACTGGACTGGTCATGTGAGTCTTAGCCTTGGGGATCATTCTAGACTATTAGATAGTATTTCTCCAAATCAATTTCCTCAGAATGGTTTACTGTCCCCTCTGTTAATGTCTGCCCGGCAACTGCAGCAGCAAAGATTGCATCATTCAGTTCAACCATCTTTAGCTCATTTTTCTGCACTGCCTTCCCAGTTTAATTCCTTTCCTTCTCCTGCCCATCTGGGTAAGCATGGATTGACTGATTTTAGAGATTCAAAATCTAAGTCATCACATAAAGGTAGACAGAATGTGCGCTTTTCTAAACTGGGATCTGAAGGTGGTAGCCAAACAAGTGACAGTAATGTTCCCAAGTTCAGATCTAAGTGCATGACTGGTGATGAAATAGAGAGCATCCTGAAAATGCAGCATCCTGCAACACATGGCAATGATCCATATGCGGACGACTATTATTACCAAGCTCGACTTGCAAAGAAAGCAGCTGAATCGAGGTCAAAACATCGTTTTTGTCCTAACAAGGAGCAACCTTCACGATCACGTAATAGTACAGACGCACAGCCTCACCTCCATGTTGATGCTAAGGGGCAGATTTCATTTTCTTCCATCCGCAGGCCTCGTCCTCTTCTTGAATATGATCCACCAGGATTTGTATGTAATGGCAGTGGTGATCAGAAAATGTCTGAGAAACCATTGGAGCAGGAACCAATGCTTGCTGCTAGAATCACAATAGAGGATGGTTTCTATCTTCTCCTTGAGGTTGATGACATCGATAGGCTACTTCAGTTTAGTCAGCCGCAAGATGGTGGTGTTCAGCTGAGGCGGAAGCGACAGATTCTGTTGGAAGGCATGGCTGCCTCACTTCAGCTTGTTGACCCACTTGGAAAAAGTGGCAGTTCAGTTGGGCTGACCCCTAAAGACGACATTGTGTTCTTATGGTTGGTGTCTCTTCCAAAAGGCCGGAAACTCATTTCAAGATATCTTCAGCTTCTTGTACCTGGTGGTGAGCTTGCAAGAATAGTTTGCATGGCAATTTTTCGCCATTTAAGATTTTTGTTTGGCGGCCTTCCACCTGATCTAGGAGATGCTGAGACGATCACTACTCTTGCAAAAACAGTCTCTGCATGTACAACTGGCATGGACCTTAATTTGCTTAGTGCTTGTCTAGCTGCTGTTGTTTGTTCCTCAGAGCAGCCACCTCTTCGCCCTCTTGGCAGCCCTGCTGGAGATGGAGCCTCTTTTATTCTTAAATCTGTTCTTGAAAGGGCAACTTATCGCTTGACTGATCCTCAGGCTGTTATCAACTTCAGCATGCCTAATCCTGCCCTTTGGCAGGCGTCTTTTGATGCCTTTTTTGGTTTACTTACTAAGTATTGTTTGAGTAAGTATGACTCTATAATGCAATCGATCGTTTCACCGACCCAGTCAAACACAGAACTGATTGGTTCAGAAGCTGCAAGAGCTGTAAGCAGAGAAATGCCTGTCGAACTCTTACGTGCTAGTCTCCCCCACACAAATGAGCATCAAAGGAAGCTGTTGTTGAATTTTGCTCAGAGGTCTATGCCTGTAACTGGATTCAATGCTCATGGTGAAAGCAGTGGACAAATAAATCCTGAATCTGTAAGTTGTTAG
- the LOC129871362 gene encoding serine/threonine-protein phosphatase 7 long form homolog isoform X1 produces the protein MDPPQMTLHPGPEVYDVLTLQEKHRSQSVWNGTLTGEEACLHPRRADHEFWQHLKNHPLHPRILDYFGKCGFRGVVEVGCVPYDWGVITALIERWRPETHTFHMRTGEATITLQDVEVMFGMCVDGDPLFQTGARDISVQGWQQLIRELTGWTPDENCFAGVSRLYVGSLAAYMDELDAITDQSTEVNVQERVRLYLLWLCGGTIFPDKSGCKLNLDYLLDMRDLSKMGTQAWGASALSYLYNCLCRASMSESSNVCGFLSLVQVWAWERLIPMQPSSRPPKVVHMPGVPLPLPEPPTALARKWTRCRVRQNEVRCVLAICRDVLDNLTDGQFVWEPYSETIINGLPEWCRRGRDVWMAQAPLICGIYREWHMVDRVLRQFGRRQHIPGPCTTFNHLHFKRDKRFRVTQEDIHYFEFMAAFWAHRQDNIIRAELLIEASSSRPQSEYFDWYQRHSRIFIGNPTHDVDRGYQHMAGRHEALARGHQKSYTLALSVVNDPTAIDAEKALAEKFSRISVESMTAASLGTRLSFAPDYTPPTEYEEPPIVPIRRRLRQAVSRDKASGRRRRGG, from the exons ATGGATCCTCCACAGATGACTTTACATCCGGGTCCAGAAGTGTACGATGTGCTAACGTTGCAGGAGAAACATCGATCGCAAAGTGTGTGGAATGGGACCTTGACAGGAGAGGAAGCGTGTCTACATCCACGTCGTGCTGATCACGAATTTTGGCAACATTTGAAGAATCATCCTTTGCATCCCCGCATTCTTGACTATTTTGGTAAATGTGGATTTAGGGGAGTCGTAGAGGTAGGATGTGTTCCATATGACTGGGGAGTCATTACTGCACTTATTGAGAGATGGCGCCCAGAGACACATACTTTTCACATGCGTACAGGTGAGGCAACAATCACATTACAGGATGTCGAGGTCATGTTTGGCATGTGCGTAGATGGTGACCCTTTGTTTCAAACTGGTGCTAGAGATATCTCTGTTCAAGGGTGGCAACAGTTGATCCGCGAGCTTACTGGTTGGACACCTGATGAGAATTGCTTTGCTGGTGTTAGCAGGTTGTATGTAGGTAGTTTAGCTGCGTATATGGACGAGTTAGATGCTATTACAGACCAGTCCACCGAGGTTAATGTGCAGGAGAGAGTTAGGTTGTACCTATTATGGTTGTGTGGTGGCACAATATTCCCTGATAAGTCTGGTTGTAAACTTAATTTAGACTATCTACTTGACATGCGTGACCTTAGCAAAATGGGAACACAAGCTTGGGGAGCATCTGCATTATCGTACTTGTACAATTGTCTATGTCGTGCTTCAATGTCCGAGTCTAGCAATGTATGTGGATTTCTGTCTTTGGTGCAG GTCTGGGCTTGGGAGCGACTTATCCCAATGCAGCCATCATCGCGTCCTCCAAAAGTAGTACATATGCCAGGTGTCCCCTTGCCTCTACCTGAGCCACCTACAGCACTTGCACGGAAGTGGACTCGTTGTAGAGTTCGCCAAAATGAGGTGCGATGTGTGCTTGCCATCTGCAGGGATGTATTGGACAACCTAACTGATGGTCAG tttgtttgGGAGCCTTATTCAGAGACAATCATTAATGGGCTCCCCGAGTGGTGTAGGCGTGGCCGAGATGTTTGGATGGCACAAGCGCCTTTAATTTGTGGGATCTATCGTGAGTGGCACATGGTGGATCGTGTCCTAAGACAGTTTGGTAGGAGGCAACATATTCCTGGACCATGCACTACATTTAACCACCTTCATTTCAAACGTGACAAGCGATTTAGGGTAACACAAGAAGAtatacattattttgagtttatggctGCTTTCTGGGCACATCGCCAAGATAACATAATTCGTGCTGAGCTATTGATTGAAGCTTCGAGTTCGAGGCCACAATCAGAGTACTTTGATTGGTATCAACGTCACTCGCGGATTTTTATAGGAAATCCAACTCATGATGTGGATAGAGGATATCAGCACATGGCAGGTAGACATGAGGCATTG GCTCGAGGACATCAAAAGTCGTATACATTGGCTCTCAGTGTTGTGAATGATCCTACCGCGATTGATGCTGAGAAGGCTTTAGCAGAGAAGTTCAGCCGCATTTCAGTGGAGTCTATGACTGCTGCTTCCTTAGGGACGAGGTTGAGCTTTGCTCCAGACTATACACCACCAACTGAATATGAGGAACCGCCTATTGTTCCTATTCGACGTCGTTTAAGGCAAGCTGTATCTAGGGATAAGGCAAGTGGTAGACGACGTCGAGGGGGCTAG
- the LOC129871362 gene encoding serine/threonine-protein phosphatase 7 long form homolog isoform X2, producing the protein MTLHPGPEVYDVLTLQEKHRSQSVWNGTLTGEEACLHPRRADHEFWQHLKNHPLHPRILDYFGKCGFRGVVEVGCVPYDWGVITALIERWRPETHTFHMRTGEATITLQDVEVMFGMCVDGDPLFQTGARDISVQGWQQLIRELTGWTPDENCFAGVSRLYVGSLAAYMDELDAITDQSTEVNVQERVRLYLLWLCGGTIFPDKSGCKLNLDYLLDMRDLSKMGTQAWGASALSYLYNCLCRASMSESSNVCGFLSLVQVWAWERLIPMQPSSRPPKVVHMPGVPLPLPEPPTALARKWTRCRVRQNEVRCVLAICRDVLDNLTDGQFVWEPYSETIINGLPEWCRRGRDVWMAQAPLICGIYREWHMVDRVLRQFGRRQHIPGPCTTFNHLHFKRDKRFRVTQEDIHYFEFMAAFWAHRQDNIIRAELLIEASSSRPQSEYFDWYQRHSRIFIGNPTHDVDRGYQHMAGRHEALARGHQKSYTLALSVVNDPTAIDAEKALAEKFSRISVESMTAASLGTRLSFAPDYTPPTEYEEPPIVPIRRRLRQAVSRDKASGRRRRGG; encoded by the exons ATGACTTTACATCCGGGTCCAGAAGTGTACGATGTGCTAACGTTGCAGGAGAAACATCGATCGCAAAGTGTGTGGAATGGGACCTTGACAGGAGAGGAAGCGTGTCTACATCCACGTCGTGCTGATCACGAATTTTGGCAACATTTGAAGAATCATCCTTTGCATCCCCGCATTCTTGACTATTTTGGTAAATGTGGATTTAGGGGAGTCGTAGAGGTAGGATGTGTTCCATATGACTGGGGAGTCATTACTGCACTTATTGAGAGATGGCGCCCAGAGACACATACTTTTCACATGCGTACAGGTGAGGCAACAATCACATTACAGGATGTCGAGGTCATGTTTGGCATGTGCGTAGATGGTGACCCTTTGTTTCAAACTGGTGCTAGAGATATCTCTGTTCAAGGGTGGCAACAGTTGATCCGCGAGCTTACTGGTTGGACACCTGATGAGAATTGCTTTGCTGGTGTTAGCAGGTTGTATGTAGGTAGTTTAGCTGCGTATATGGACGAGTTAGATGCTATTACAGACCAGTCCACCGAGGTTAATGTGCAGGAGAGAGTTAGGTTGTACCTATTATGGTTGTGTGGTGGCACAATATTCCCTGATAAGTCTGGTTGTAAACTTAATTTAGACTATCTACTTGACATGCGTGACCTTAGCAAAATGGGAACACAAGCTTGGGGAGCATCTGCATTATCGTACTTGTACAATTGTCTATGTCGTGCTTCAATGTCCGAGTCTAGCAATGTATGTGGATTTCTGTCTTTGGTGCAG GTCTGGGCTTGGGAGCGACTTATCCCAATGCAGCCATCATCGCGTCCTCCAAAAGTAGTACATATGCCAGGTGTCCCCTTGCCTCTACCTGAGCCACCTACAGCACTTGCACGGAAGTGGACTCGTTGTAGAGTTCGCCAAAATGAGGTGCGATGTGTGCTTGCCATCTGCAGGGATGTATTGGACAACCTAACTGATGGTCAG tttgtttgGGAGCCTTATTCAGAGACAATCATTAATGGGCTCCCCGAGTGGTGTAGGCGTGGCCGAGATGTTTGGATGGCACAAGCGCCTTTAATTTGTGGGATCTATCGTGAGTGGCACATGGTGGATCGTGTCCTAAGACAGTTTGGTAGGAGGCAACATATTCCTGGACCATGCACTACATTTAACCACCTTCATTTCAAACGTGACAAGCGATTTAGGGTAACACAAGAAGAtatacattattttgagtttatggctGCTTTCTGGGCACATCGCCAAGATAACATAATTCGTGCTGAGCTATTGATTGAAGCTTCGAGTTCGAGGCCACAATCAGAGTACTTTGATTGGTATCAACGTCACTCGCGGATTTTTATAGGAAATCCAACTCATGATGTGGATAGAGGATATCAGCACATGGCAGGTAGACATGAGGCATTG GCTCGAGGACATCAAAAGTCGTATACATTGGCTCTCAGTGTTGTGAATGATCCTACCGCGATTGATGCTGAGAAGGCTTTAGCAGAGAAGTTCAGCCGCATTTCAGTGGAGTCTATGACTGCTGCTTCCTTAGGGACGAGGTTGAGCTTTGCTCCAGACTATACACCACCAACTGAATATGAGGAACCGCCTATTGTTCCTATTCGACGTCGTTTAAGGCAAGCTGTATCTAGGGATAAGGCAAGTGGTAGACGACGTCGAGGGGGCTAG